One genomic window of Undibacterium cyanobacteriorum includes the following:
- a CDS encoding DUF47 domain-containing protein has product MFGRLMPTEGKFFDLFNQHAELCVKGSKEMVALMTNFDDLEIRVHAIESVEKQADAVTYSAIDLLHKTFITPLDRDDIHQLITKMDDILDLLEDAAQTISLYDIREVTQEAKRLAELCLACAEKVKAAVALLSNMDNSRQILSICEEIDRLESDADHVMRAAMSKLFRDEPDVRNLIKLKAIYEILETVTDRCEDVANIIEGIVVENA; this is encoded by the coding sequence ATGTTCGGACGATTAATGCCCACTGAGGGTAAATTTTTTGATCTCTTCAACCAACACGCCGAATTGTGCGTCAAAGGTTCTAAAGAGATGGTCGCATTGATGACCAATTTCGACGACTTGGAAATTCGTGTGCACGCGATTGAGAGCGTTGAGAAACAGGCGGATGCAGTTACCTACAGCGCTATCGACCTTTTGCATAAAACTTTTATTACTCCTCTCGATCGTGACGATATTCATCAATTGATCACGAAGATGGACGATATTCTCGATTTACTCGAAGATGCGGCACAGACAATTTCTTTGTACGACATTCGCGAAGTGACTCAAGAAGCTAAGCGTCTGGCAGAACTTTGCTTAGCTTGTGCTGAGAAAGTCAAAGCAGCCGTCGCTTTGTTATCGAACATGGATAATTCACGTCAAATTCTGTCGATTTGTGAAGAAATTGATCGATTGGAGTCTGATGCTGATCACGTGATGCGTGCGGCAATGTCCAAGTTGTTCCGCGACGAGCCTGATGTACGTAATCTGATTAAGTTAAAGGCCATTTACGAAATTCTCGAGACGGTAACTGACCGTTGCGAAGACGTTGCAAACATTATCGAAGGTATCGTGGTTGAAAACGCCTAA